One window from the genome of Cricetulus griseus strain 17A/GY chromosome 2, alternate assembly CriGri-PICRH-1.0, whole genome shotgun sequence encodes:
- the LOC100772901 gene encoding speckle-type POZ protein-like: MTEDGAAERWGYTEISVQKFSYSWTISNFRFLLQEVGEAIKSPTFSSGSSVNDKWCLKVRKNGIDEDSKDYLSVHLTLHSCPRSPVWARFQFSIASVDGEKTQGMISPRFFKFTPNQHWGFTKFIHRDLLLSLESWLLPDNELTVLCDVDLSVQDSFINSEDSTVPGIQVPRSTMADELGQLWEISLFTDCSLLVAGKEFRAHKAILAARSPVFRAMFEHDMEESRTNSVEILDLEPHVFKAMMEFIYSGKAPDLHDIADAVLAAADKYGLERLKVMCEDVLCRDLSVENAAHTLILADLHSAEQLKTKALDFITAHASEVSETSCWKKMVGSHPHLLAEAFSSLASDHSSFLGPPSKRFKQS, from the coding sequence ATGACAGAAGACGGTGCAGCCGAACgatggggctacacagagatcaGTGTGCAGAAATTTTCCTACAGTTGGACCATAAGCAACTTCAGATTCCTGCTTCAGGAAGTAGGGGAAGCCATTAAAAGTCCAACCTTCTCATCTGGATCCAGTGTCAACGACAAATGGTGTTTGAAAGTACGGAAAAACGGGATCGACGAAGACAGCAAAGATTACTTGTCAGTTCACCTAACATTGCACAGCTGCCCAAGGAGCCCAGTGTGGGCAAGGTTCCAGTTTTCGATCGCGAGTGTCGACGGAGAGAAAACTCAAGGTATGATAAGCCCAAGATTCTTCAAGTTCACGCCAAATCAACACTGGGGATTCACAAAGTTCATCCATCGAGATCTGCTCTTGAGTCTGGAGTCTTGGCTTCTCCCAGACAATGAACTCACTGTCTTATGCGATGTGGACCTGTCAGTCCAAGACTCCTTCATCAACTCCGAGGACAGCACGGTGCCAGGTATCCAGGTTCCCAGGAGCACGATGGCAGATGAGCTAGGACAGCTGTGGGAGATTTCTCTGTTCACAGATTGCAGCCTACTGGTAGCTGGCAAAGAATTCCGAGCTCACAAGGCCATCTTAGCAGCTCGCTCTCCAGTTTTCAGAGCTATGTTTGAACATGACATGGAGGAGAGCAGAACAAACAGCGTTGAGATCCTTGATCTGGAACCGCATGTTTTCAAGGCAATGATGGAATTCATTTACTCCGGGAAGGCACCAGACCTCCACGACATTGCAGATGCTGTTCTGGCAGCTGCTGACAAGTATGGCCTGGAGCGTTTGAAGGTCATGTGTGAGGATGTCCTCTGCAGGGACCTCTCTGTGGAGAATGCGGCCCACACGCTCATCCTAGCTGACCTCCACAGTGCAGAGCAGTTGAAAACCAAGGCACTGGATTTCATTACAGCTCATGCTTCTGAGGTTTCTGAGACCTCATGCTGGAAGAAAATGGTGGGCTCCCATCCCCATTTGTTGGCTGAAGCATTCAGCTCCTTGGCATCTGATCACAGCTCTTTTCTTGGGCCTCCTTCCAAACGCTTCAAGCAATCATAG